A genomic segment from Pseudochaenichthys georgianus unplaced genomic scaffold, fPseGeo1.2 scaffold_373_arrow_ctg1, whole genome shotgun sequence encodes:
- the LOC117442238 gene encoding LOW QUALITY PROTEIN: NACHT, LRR and PYD domains-containing protein 14-like (The sequence of the model RefSeq protein was modified relative to this genomic sequence to represent the inferred CDS: inserted 4 bases in 2 codons; deleted 1 base in 1 codon) — MEETEPSSKVQEVELGGGGGGGDQESSEVPGGQSAQQHQTQLDSIFTLLEDHVVSFVKSELKKFQKTLGSDYPECLESEDEEGLEAEDEEQRSSREAFLNITLHFLRSMEQEELAERTFAAECQRKLKSTLKERFQCVFEGIAKAGNPTLLNQIYTELYITEGGSAEVNEEHEVRQIETASRKPDRPETPITQEDLFKASPGRDAPIRAVLTKGVAGIGKTVFTQKFTLDWAEGKAHQDIQFIFPFTFRELNVVRQNKYSLVELVHHFFPETRDAGICRFDRFPVVFIFDGLDESRLPLDFLNTEVLTDVTESTSVDVLLTNLIRGKLLPSARLWITTRPAAANQIPPECVHMVTEVRGFTDPQKEEYFRKRFGDQEQAGTIISHIKTSRSLHIMCHIPVFCWISASVLEEVLKTREGGELPKTLTEMYIHFLVVQSKVKNVKYDGGAETDPHWSPESRKMMEALGKLAFEQLQKGNLIFYESDLTECGIDIRAASVYSGVFTQVFREESRLYQDKVFCFVHLSVQEFLAALHVHLTFISSGVNLLXQKNQQPPGERKVFRSKPKPELTHLYQSAVDQALRSPNGHLDLFLRFLLGLSLQTNQKLLRGLLTQTGSGSQTNQETVQYIKEKMDEGLSAERSINLFHCLNELNDRSLVEQIQQSLSSGRLSTEELSPAQWSALVFILLSSGEDLDVFDLKKYSASEEALLRLLPVVKASRKALLSGCKLSERSCAALSSVLSSQSSSLRDLDLSNNDLQDSGVKLLSAGLESPLCELKTLRLSVCKLSERSCAALSSVLSSQSSSLRDLDLSNNDLQDSGVKLLSAGLESPLCELKTLRLSGCLITEEGCDALASALNPSHLRELDLSYNHPGASGGRLLSAGLDTLSLEPAAVRFLRPGLRKYSCGLTPDSNTVSRDLRLSEDNRTVTWEREEQNYPDHPERFESCSQLMCREALTGRCYWEVERRGLVSISVTYRGIRRRGXGRDGWFGRNDQSWSLEYSDRGYSVWHNERGTDISSSSSSSSSSSSSSSSSSSSSSSSSSSGRVAVYLDHPAGSLSFYRVSSDSLTHLHTFRTTFTEPLYAGFGFWSLVPQCLCVLCRSDTPPPEHKDQCVQDHSQLTLRSSGLLSVSRTRTLRSSGLLSVPRTRTLKSSGLLSVSRTRTLRSSGLLSVSRTRTLKSSGLLSVSRTRTLRSSGLLSVSRTRTLKSSGLLSVSRTRTLKSSGLLSVSRTRTLKSSGLLSVSRTRTLRSSGLLSVSRTRTLKSSGLLSVSRTRTLKSSGLLSVSRTRTLRSSGSAFCPQNQNFQVCFLSPEPELSGLLVCFLSPEPELSCLLGLLSVSRTRTLRSSGLLSVPSTRTLRSSGSAFCPQNQNAQIFWVCFLSPEPELSDLLGLHSVPRTRTFRFSGLLSVPRTRTLKSSGLLSVSRTRTLRSSGSAFCPQNQNSQIYWVCILSPEPELSGFQVCFLSPEPELSSLLVSFLSPESEL, encoded by the exons ATGGAGGAGACTGAGCCTTCATCAAAGGTGCAGGAGGtggagctgggggggggggggggggg AGGGGACCAGGAGAGCTCGGAGGTTCCCGGTGGTCAGTCTGCCCAGCAGCATCAGACACAGCTGGACTCCATATTCACG CTGCTGGAGGACCACGTCGTCTCCTTTGTGAAGAGCGAGCTGAAGAAGTTCCAGAAGACTCTGGGTTCAGATTACCCAGAATGCTTAGAGAGTGAGGATGAGGAGGGGTTGGAGGCTGAGGATGAAGAGCAGAGGAGCAGCAGAGAGGCATTCCTGAACATCACACTGCACTTCCTGAGGAGCATGGAGCAGGAGGAGCTGGCTGAGC GAACCTTTGCTGCAGAGTGTCAGCGTAAACTCAAGTCCACCCTGAAGGAGAGGTTCCAGTGTGTGTTTGAGGGCATCGCTAAAGCAGGAAACCCAACCCTTCTGAACCAGATCTACACAGAGCTCTACATCACAGAGGGGGGGTCTGCAGAGGTCAATGAGGAACATGAGGTCAGACAGATTGAAACAGCATCCAGGAAACCAGACAGACCAGAAACACCCATCACACAAGAAGACCTCTTTAAAGCCTCACCTGGAAGAGATGCACCAATCAGAGCAGTGCTGACAAAGGGCGTGGCTGGCATTGGGAAAACAgtcttcacacagaagttcactCTGGACTGGGCTGAAGGCAAAGCCCACCAGGACATCCAGTTCATATTTCCATTCACCTTCAGAGAGCTGAACGTGGTGAGACAGAACAAGTACAGCTTGGTGGAACTCGTTCATCACTTCTTCCCTGAAACCAGAGACGCAGGAATCTGCAGGTTCGATCGGTTCCCGGTCGTGTTCATCTTTGACGGTCTGGATGAGAGTCGACTTCCTCTGGACTTCCTCAACACTGAGGTCCTGACTGATGTCACAGAGTCCACCTCAGTGGATGTGCTGCTGACAAACCTCATCAGGGGGAAGCTGCTTCCCTCGGCTCGCCTCTGGATAACCACACGACCtgcagcagccaatcagatcCCTCCTGAGTGTGTGCACATGGTGACAGAGGTCCGAGGGTTCACTGACCCACAGAAggaggagtacttcaggaagagATTCGGAGATCAGGAGCAGGCCGGCACCATCATCTCCCACATCAAGACCTCACGAAGCCTCCACATCATGTGCCACATCCCAGtcttctgctggatctctgcttCAGTTCTGGAGGAGGTGTTGAAAaccagagagggaggagagctgCCCAAGACCCTGACTGAGATGTACATCCACTTCCTGGTGGTTCAGTCCAAAGTGAAGAACGTCAAGTATGATGGAGGAGCTGAGACAGATCCACACTGGAGTCCAGAGAGCAGGAAGATGATGGAGGCTCTGGGGAAACTGGCTTTTGAGCAGCTGCAGAAAGGCAACCTGATCTTCTACGAGTCCGACCTGACAGAGTGTGGCATCGATATCAGAGCAGCCTCAGTGTACTCAGGAGTGTTCACACAGGTCTTCAGAGAGGAGAGCAGACTGTACCAGGACAAGGTGTTCTGCTTCGTCCACCTGAGCGTTCAGGAGTTTCTGGCTGCTCTTCATGTCCATCTGACCTTCATCAGCTCTGGGGTCAACCTGCT GCAGAAGAACCAGCAACCTCCAGGTGAACGTAAAGTCTTCAGATCCAAACCCAAACCTGAACTAACACATCTCTACCAGAGTGCTGTGGACCAGGCCTTACGGAGTCCAAACGGACACCTGGACTTGTTCCTCCGCTTCCTCCTGGGTCTTTCTCTGCAGACCAATCAGAAACTCCTACGAGGCCTGCtgacacagacaggaagtggctCACAGACCAATCAGGAAACAGTCCAGTACATCAAGGAGAAGATGGATGAGGGTCTGTCTGCAGAGAGAAGCATCAACCTGTTCCACTGTCTGAATGAACTGAATGATCGTTCTCTGGTGGAGCAGATCCAACAGTCCCTGAGTTCAGGACGTCTCTCCACAGAGGAACTGTCTCCTGCTCAGTGGTCAGCTCTGGTCTTCATCTTACTGTCATCAGGAGAAGATCTGGACGTGTTTGACCTGAAGAAATACTCTGCTTCAGAGGAGGCTCTTCTGAGGCTGCTGCCAGTCGTCAAAGCCTCCAGGAAGGCTCT GCTGAGTGGCTGCAAGCTGTCGGAGAGAAGCTGTGcagctctgtcctcagtccTCAGCTCCCAGTCCTCCAgtctgagagatctggacctgAGTAACAACGACCTGCAGGACTCAGGAGTGAAGCTGCTGTCTGCTGGACTGGAGAGTCCACTCTGTGAACTGAAGACTCTCAG GCTGAGTGTCTGCAAGCTGTCGGAGAGAAGCTGTGcagctctgtcctcagtccTCAGCTCCCAGTCCTCCAgtctgagagatctggacctgAGTAACAACGACCTGCAGGACTCCGGAGTGAAGCTGCTGTCTGCTGGACTGGAGAGTCCACTCTGTGAACTGAAGACTCTCAG gCTGTCAGGCTGTCTGATCACAGAGGAAGGCTGTGATGCTCTGGCCTCAGCTTTAAACCCCTCCCATCTGAGAGAGCTGGACCTGAGCTACAATCATCCAGGAGCCTCAGGGGGGAGGCTGCTGTCTGCTGGACTGGACACGCTCAG CCTGGAGCCTGCTGCAGTCCGGTTCTTGAGGCCAGGCCTCAGGAAGT ATTCCTGTGGACTCACACCGGACTCCAACACGGTGAGCAGAGACCTCCGACTGTCTGAGGACAACAGGACGGTGACATGGGAGAGAGAGGAGCAGAACTATCCTGATCATCCAGAGAGGTTTGAGTCCTGCTCTCAGCTGATGTGCAGAGAAGCTCTGACTGGTCGCTGCTACTGGGAGGTCGAGAGGAGAGGACTGGTTTCTATATCAGTGACTTACAGAGGaatcaggaggagagg ggggagggacGGTTGGTTTGGAAGGAATGATCAGTCCTGGAGTCTGGAGTACTCTGATAGAGGTTACTCTGTCTGGCACAATGAGAGAGGAACAgacatctcctcctcctcctcctcctcctcctcctcctcctcctcctcctcctcctcctcctcctcctcctcctcctcctcctcctctggtaGAGTAGCAGTGTATCTGGATCATCCTGCTGGCTCTCTCTCCTTCTACAGAGTCTCCTCTGACTCACTGACCCACCTCCACACCTTCAGAACCACATTCACTGAACCTCTCTATGCTGGCTTTGGGTTCTGG TCTTTGGTTCCTCAGTGTCTCTGTGTGCTCTGCAGGAGTGATACCCCCCCCCCTGAACACAAAGATCAGTGTGTTCAGGATCACTCACAGCtgactctcaggtcttcaggtctgctttctgtctccagaaccagaactctcaggtcttcaggtctgctttctgtccccagaaccAGAACTCTCAAGTCTTcaggtctgctttctgtctccagaaccagaactctcaggtcttcaggtctgctttctgtctccaGAACCAGAACTCTCAAGTCTTcaggtctgctttctgtctccaGAACCAGAACTCTCAGATCTTcaggtctgctttctgtctccaGAACCAGAACTCTCAAGTCTTcaggtctgctttctgtctccaGAACCAGAACTCTCAAGTCTTcaggtctgctttctgtctccaGAACCAGAACTCTCAAGTCTTcaggtctgctttctgtctccaGAACCAGAACTCTCAGATCTTcaggtctgctttctgtctccaGAACCAGAACTCTCAAGTCTTcaggtctgctttctgtctccaGAACCAGAACTCTCAAGTCTTcaggtctgctttctgtctccaGAACCAGAACTCTCAGATCTTCtgggtctgctttctgtccccagaaccAGAACTTCcaggtctgctttctgtccccagaaccAGAACTATCAGGTCTTctggtctgctttctgtctccaGAACCAGAACTCTCATGTCTTCtgggtctgctttctgtctccagaaccagaactctcaggtcttcaggtctgctttctgtccccagcaccagaactctcaggtcttctgggtctgc